A genomic segment from Lineus longissimus chromosome 15, tnLinLong1.2, whole genome shotgun sequence encodes:
- the LOC135499791 gene encoding uncharacterized protein LOC135499791 — MSSAKKIGKTSKKKTQPTPMPEIQRNGSQKQHIFSSTRRDVPSITVEEPEMSATAFSSGGLPYAQVQSDNEVIYHGRTDFRQHSLPNHQRPRERPKSESVMYYERNQGPRIYQSVRSRSADHLQTERHQSMPRAVSHHAVRRSSKKQAVRSHSDSEQQLKRNAERKAVRTYSEGDKGRWLEEQMVETKSGNEIPKHRTDIKGLSLDDLQLDIRPGRFPQRPVTATLGHNFRGQIISPEGIRNGFMNLGPGRDSVRSGTLGRRKKEDAITYFAIRFVNNDTHVYHPGETVEGHVIMDTSWPLTALGIDLIIRARGSLTVCKEGVVSHRKSELYLEKTSRMLGRNDGRMIMITPGHYISTFTYQLPKKLPSSILSENTLKNISFKLDVSYTAQAVIFDEMYAKATSNTGSPHVTHGIHMRRGDNYRVVAKPIKVATKQFKVVSIPDAPLTSNFLKPANHTEYLSNNDGLILAMESTIVYPGSEVEMHMDVDEGTVKLVKGIKVELEQQIQIPNTHHDIRRTMKETVHDPAMRKRNGTLVTWDITMKMPNSLTPTYKEIINLVIVEYSLLVTLKLPSKQLLMRVPIEVRRIPTAKDHTATMPDFRMATRFSNLSDAKPKEIENGYARPEEVKVQVEYRYNSWIRRNSKMYSCFK; from the coding sequence ATGAGTTCAGCTAAGAAAATCGGCAAGACGAGCAAGAAAAAAACGCAACCCACGCCAATGCCGGAGATCCAGAGAAACGGCAGCCAAAAACAACACATTTTCAGCAGCACTCGACGGGATGTTCCATCAATAACGGTCGAGGAGCCCGAGATGAGTGCAACAGCGTTCTCATCAGGTGGTTTACCCTACGCCCAAGTGCAGAGTGATAACGAAGTGATCTATCACGGTAGGACGGATTTTCGGCAGCATTCGCTTCCAAATCATCAACGCCCACGTGAAAGGCCGAAATCTGAATCTGTGATGTATTATGAACGGAACCAGGGGCCGAGAATTTATCAAAGTGTAAGAAGCCGCAGTGCAGATCATCTCCAAACGGAACGACATCAATCGATGCCGCGGGCCGTTTCGCATCATGCTGTTCGAAGGAGTTCCAAGAAACAGGCTGTGCGGAGTCACTCGGATAGTGAGCAACAACTGAAGAGAAATGCAGAGAGAAAAGCTGTACGGACTTATTCCGAGGGAGATAAGGGAAGATGGTTGGAGGAGCAAATGGTCGAAACAAAGTCAGGAAATGAAATCCCAAAGCATAGAACCGATATAAAGGGACTGTCTCTCGATGACCTGCAGCTGGATATCAGGCCGGGTCGGTTTCCGCAACGGCCAGTCACAGCAACTTTGGGGCATAATTTTCGGGGGCAGATCATATCGCCGGAAGGAATCAGGAACGGTTTCATGAACCTTGGTCCGGGTCGAGACTCGGTTCGATCTGGTACCCTTGGGAGGCGGAAGAAAGAGGATGCGATCACGTACTTTGCGATTAGGTTTGTGAATAATGACACGCATGTGTACCACCCAGGAGAGACTGTGGAGGGTCATGTTATCATGGATACATCCTGGCCACTAACGGCACTCGGAATAGACTTGATTATAAGAGCGCGCGGTTCCTTGACAGTTTGTAAAGAGGGTGTTGTTAGCCATAGAAAAAGTGAACTATATTTGGAAAAGACAAGCAGAATGCTTGGTAGAAATGATGGACGAATGATTATGATAACGCCAGGACATTACATCAGCACCTTCACTTATCAACTCCCGAAGAAGCTTCCTTCGTCGATTCTTAGCGAGAACACCTTAAAGAATATCAGTTTTAAATTAGACGTTTCGTACACTGCACAAGCGGTAATTTTTGACGAGATGTATGCAAAGGCGACGTCAAACACGGGCAGCCCACACGTCACTCACGGAATACACATGCGCCGTGGCGACAACTACCGGGTTGTTGCTAAACCAATCAAAGTAGCGACAAAACAATTTAAAGTTGTGAGCATTCCAGACGCCCCTCTTACCTCGAATTTCCTAAAACCAGCAAATCACACCGAGTATTTGAGCAACAATGACGGCTTGATACTTGCGATGGAATCCACGATCGTGTATCCTGGGTCCGAGGTTGAGATGCATATGGATGTTGACGAAGGTACAGTCAAACTTGTGAAGGGCATCAAGGTTGAACTAGAGCAACAAATTCAGATACCAAACACCCACCATGACATCCGACGGACCATGAAAGAGACTGTCCACGACCCAGCCATGCGCAAACGCAACGGAACCCTCGTTACTTGGGACATCACAATGAAAATGCCCAACAGTTTGACCCCCACATACAAGGAGATCATCAACTTAGTCATCGTCGAGTATTCCCTTCTCGTCACCTTGAAGCTACCTTCGAAGCAGCTCTTGATGCGAGTTCCCATTGAAGTCCGCCGCATCCCCACCGCAAAGGATCACACGGCCACGATGCCCGATTTCAGGATGGCGACACGCTTTTCCAATCTGTCCGATGCGAAACCGAAGGAGATTGAAAATGGATATGCAAGGCCGGAGGAAGTGAAGGTCCAGGTGGAGTACAGATATAATTCGTGGATACGCAGGAACAGTAAGATGTACAGCTGCTTCAAGTAA